A window of the Parvularcula bermudensis HTCC2503 genome harbors these coding sequences:
- a CDS encoding LysR family transcriptional regulator, whose amino-acid sequence MIDLNTLRYFTSAFETGTFSQAAQVNGVSQPTVSAAIQKLEDRLGTLLFKRSKTGLKPYPFAARLYHDVIDSVTHLAALEARLLEEPSQTVRIYCAPDMLMSHIAPDLKSLRRRFQGLQFAFADEARASDLAYVSDACIPETHAFIPLADDPFKIAVARHHPLAASREIRIEDLRAEPFIHRPYCPQADRMELAPSMVASVAQAVNDQQLLDLIAAGLGVAFVPASHGEAREDIVVLTLTGADAGARRTGISHRKTANATELAKLLTKQKRLTYPS is encoded by the coding sequence ATGATAGATCTGAACACGCTGCGCTATTTCACCAGCGCTTTCGAGACCGGTACATTCAGCCAGGCCGCTCAAGTGAACGGTGTCAGCCAGCCGACCGTTTCGGCTGCAATTCAGAAACTGGAAGATCGGCTTGGGACACTCTTGTTCAAACGGTCAAAGACAGGCCTGAAACCCTATCCGTTTGCCGCGCGGCTCTATCACGACGTGATTGATTCCGTGACCCACCTTGCCGCGTTGGAAGCGCGCCTGCTTGAGGAACCGTCGCAAACGGTTCGGATATATTGCGCGCCGGATATGCTGATGAGCCATATTGCGCCGGACCTGAAGAGCTTGCGCCGCCGGTTCCAAGGCCTGCAGTTCGCTTTTGCCGATGAGGCGCGGGCGAGTGACCTGGCTTATGTTTCAGACGCCTGCATACCTGAGACGCATGCCTTCATCCCCTTGGCTGACGACCCATTCAAAATCGCTGTCGCCCGGCACCATCCGCTGGCGGCTTCCCGGGAGATACGGATCGAGGACCTGCGCGCAGAGCCGTTCATCCACCGCCCCTATTGCCCACAGGCAGACCGGATGGAGCTTGCACCATCTATGGTCGCTTCGGTGGCTCAGGCTGTAAATGATCAGCAATTGCTTGATTTGATCGCGGCAGGCTTGGGCGTCGCCTTTGTGCCCGCATCACATGGCGAGGCACGAGAAGATATCGTCGTCTTGACTCTGACCGGGGCCGATGCAGGAGCACGTAGAACCGGAATATCGCATCGCAAAACCGCCAACGCGACAGAACTTGCGAAGCTGCTGACGAAGCAGAAGCGCCTTACGTACCCATCGTGA